From the genome of Streptomyces sp. V1I1, one region includes:
- a CDS encoding ArsA-related P-loop ATPase: MSRFQVVSGKGGTGKTTVAAALALALATEGKRTLLVEVEGRQGIAQLFETEALPYEERKIAVSSGGGEVFALAIDAERALLDYLQMFYKLGSAGRALKKLGAIDFATTVAPGVRDVLLTGKACEAVRRKTKQGTFAYDYVVMDAPPTGRITRFLNVNDEVAGLAKFGPIHNQAQAVMRVLKSPETAVHMVTLLEEMPVQETADGVAELRAADLPVGKVIVNMVRPHILDEGAVRSAAGDRRTDIAKALTTAGVSGSAKLVTPLLEQAADHAQRVELEREQRAALSSLDLPAYELPLLSEGVDLAGLYQLAKELRKQGTGS; encoded by the coding sequence GTGAGCAGGTTCCAGGTCGTCAGCGGCAAGGGCGGTACCGGTAAAACGACGGTCGCCGCCGCCCTCGCGCTCGCCCTCGCGACCGAGGGAAAGCGCACTCTCCTCGTCGAGGTCGAGGGCAGACAGGGCATCGCGCAGCTCTTCGAGACGGAAGCGCTTCCGTACGAGGAGCGGAAAATCGCCGTCTCGTCGGGCGGCGGCGAGGTGTTCGCGCTGGCCATCGACGCCGAGCGCGCGCTCCTCGACTACCTCCAGATGTTCTACAAGCTCGGCAGCGCGGGCCGTGCCCTCAAGAAGCTCGGCGCGATCGACTTCGCGACGACCGTCGCGCCCGGTGTCCGGGACGTACTGCTGACCGGCAAGGCCTGCGAAGCCGTACGCCGCAAGACGAAGCAGGGAACATTCGCGTACGACTACGTGGTGATGGACGCCCCGCCCACCGGCCGCATCACCCGCTTCCTGAACGTGAACGACGAGGTGGCGGGCCTGGCAAAGTTCGGTCCGATACACAATCAGGCCCAGGCCGTGATGCGTGTCCTCAAGTCCCCCGAGACGGCCGTCCATATGGTGACGCTGCTCGAGGAGATGCCGGTCCAGGAGACCGCGGACGGGGTCGCAGAGCTGCGCGCCGCCGACCTCCCCGTGGGCAAGGTGATCGTGAACATGGTGCGCCCGCACATCCTCGACGAGGGGGCGGTGCGCAGTGCGGCGGGCGACCGGCGCACGGACATCGCCAAGGCGCTCACCACGGCCGGCGTCAGCGGCTCGGCGAAGCTCGTCACACCGCTCCTGGAGCAGGCCGCCGACCACGCTCAGCGTGTCGAGCTGGAGCGCGAGCAGCGCGCGGCACTGTCAAGCCTCGACCTGCCCGCGTACGAACTCCCCCTGCTGAGCGAGGGAGTCGACCTGGCCGGGCTCTACCAACTGGCGAAGGAACTGCGAAAGCAAGGGACCGGCTCATGA
- a CDS encoding transglycosylase domain-containing protein, whose translation MPKKRSGGGLTGTQQAAKFLGVSVLSGAVLAGIALPAAGALGLAAKGTVQGFDEIPANLKTPPLSQRTTILDSKGGQIATVYSRDRTVVPLKDVSPYMQKAIVAIEDSRFYEHGAIDLKGVLRALNRNAQSGGVSQGASTLTQQYVKNVFVEEAGDNPDKVAQATQQTLGRKIQELKFAIQVEEELGKKKILENYLNITFFGQQAYGIEAASQRYFSKSAKDLKLEEAAMLAGIVQSPSRYDPVNDTQEATKRRNIVLQRMAQVRDISQEEAERAMATPVGLKVSKPKNGCITAANGAGFFCDYVREVFLSDPVFGKTKEARAKVWNQGGLTIKTTLDPQAQRSAQKSIKKHVYQTDNVATAVTMVQPGTGKIMAMGQSRPYGFGKTETQINYSVNQGMGGSNYGFPVGSTFKPFVASAAIEQGKPPTQMYPAPYQMPYPSSIPTCSGKPWVNIDNKQRLENENKAEVGPYALKEAMAKSVNTYFVQMIADIGLCPVMEMTQKLGVVQGNGKKLPEEPSPLTLGSTGISPLTMANAYATFANRGNYCTPTAIESISTADGKSLEVPSSTCGKAMSERTADTINTLLRGVVDSGTGQQAGLQSRDNAGKTGTTDGRKNAWFVGYTPNLSGAVWVGSPSQQVEMENITIGGQYHAKVFGGQVPGPIWKDAMTGALDGQPAPAFNSVVIPDPPKKDDKEKPGDGKPGDNRGQGNGGQQPWPGISIPPDLIGGGNNRGQGNGGRTGQ comes from the coding sequence ATGCCAAAGAAGCGCTCGGGCGGAGGTCTGACCGGGACCCAGCAGGCCGCCAAGTTCCTCGGTGTCAGCGTGCTCTCCGGAGCGGTGCTGGCAGGCATCGCCCTGCCCGCCGCCGGTGCGCTGGGGCTCGCGGCCAAAGGAACGGTCCAGGGATTCGACGAGATCCCCGCCAACCTCAAGACGCCTCCGCTGAGCCAGCGCACCACCATCCTGGACTCGAAGGGCGGGCAGATCGCCACGGTCTACTCCCGCGACCGCACGGTGGTGCCGCTCAAGGACGTCTCCCCGTACATGCAGAAGGCGATCGTCGCGATCGAGGACTCGCGCTTCTACGAGCACGGCGCGATCGACCTCAAGGGTGTCCTGCGCGCGCTGAACCGCAATGCCCAGTCGGGCGGCGTCTCCCAGGGCGCCTCCACCCTCACCCAGCAGTATGTGAAGAACGTCTTCGTCGAGGAGGCCGGCGACAACCCCGACAAGGTCGCCCAGGCCACCCAGCAGACGCTCGGCCGCAAGATCCAGGAACTGAAGTTCGCGATCCAGGTCGAGGAAGAGCTGGGCAAGAAGAAGATCCTCGAGAACTACCTCAACATCACCTTCTTCGGGCAGCAGGCGTACGGCATCGAGGCGGCGTCCCAGCGCTACTTCTCCAAGTCGGCCAAGGACCTGAAGCTGGAGGAGGCGGCGATGCTCGCGGGCATCGTCCAGTCCCCCAGCCGCTACGACCCGGTCAATGACACACAGGAGGCGACCAAGCGTCGCAACATCGTGTTGCAGCGCATGGCCCAGGTCCGCGACATCTCGCAGGAGGAAGCCGAGCGGGCGATGGCGACCCCGGTCGGGCTGAAGGTCAGCAAGCCGAAGAACGGCTGCATCACGGCGGCCAACGGCGCGGGCTTCTTCTGTGACTACGTACGCGAGGTGTTCCTCTCCGACCCGGTCTTCGGAAAGACCAAGGAGGCCCGGGCCAAGGTCTGGAACCAGGGCGGTCTGACGATCAAGACGACGCTGGACCCGCAGGCACAGCGGTCGGCGCAGAAATCGATCAAGAAACACGTCTACCAGACGGACAATGTCGCCACCGCGGTGACGATGGTCCAGCCCGGCACCGGCAAGATCATGGCGATGGGCCAGTCCCGGCCGTACGGCTTCGGCAAGACCGAGACCCAGATAAACTACTCGGTCAACCAGGGCATGGGCGGCTCGAACTACGGCTTCCCGGTCGGCTCGACCTTCAAGCCGTTCGTCGCCTCGGCAGCCATAGAGCAGGGCAAGCCGCCGACGCAGATGTATCCGGCGCCGTACCAGATGCCGTACCCGTCGTCGATCCCGACCTGCAGCGGAAAGCCGTGGGTCAACATCGACAACAAACAGCGCCTGGAGAACGAGAACAAGGCCGAGGTGGGTCCGTACGCCCTCAAGGAAGCGATGGCGAAGTCGGTCAACACCTACTTCGTGCAGATGATCGCCGACATAGGTCTGTGCCCGGTCATGGAGATGACGCAGAAGCTCGGTGTGGTGCAGGGCAACGGCAAGAAGCTCCCCGAGGAGCCCTCCCCGCTTACTCTGGGCTCCACCGGCATCTCGCCGCTGACCATGGCCAACGCGTACGCGACCTTCGCCAACCGCGGCAACTACTGCACCCCGACCGCCATCGAGTCCATCAGCACGGCCGACGGCAAGAGCCTCGAGGTGCCCAGTTCCACCTGCGGCAAGGCCATGAGCGAGCGGACGGCCGACACCATCAACACGCTGCTGCGCGGAGTGGTCGACTCCGGTACGGGTCAGCAGGCCGGTCTCCAGAGCCGTGACAACGCGGGCAAGACCGGTACGACGGACGGCCGGAAGAACGCCTGGTTCGTCGGCTACACCCCCAACCTGTCCGGAGCCGTGTGGGTCGGCAGCCCCAGCCAGCAGGTGGAGATGGAGAACATCACCATCGGCGGTCAGTACCACGCCAAGGTGTTCGGCGGTCAGGTCCCCGGACCGATCTGGAAGGACGCGATGACCGGTGCCCTGGACGGGCAGCCCGCTCCTGCGTTCAACAGCGTCGTGATCCCGGACCCGCCGAAGAAGGACGACAAGGAGAAGCCGGGGGACGGCAAGCCCGGTGACAACCGCGGCCAGGGCAACGGCGGGCAGCAGCCGTGGCCCGGGATCTCGATCCCGCCGGACCTGATCGGCGGCGGGAACAACCGCGGCCAGGGCAACGGCGGCCGGACCGGGCAGTAG
- a CDS encoding WhiB family transcriptional regulator — protein MGWVTDWSAQAACRTTDPDELFVQGAAQNRAKAVCTGCPVRTECLADALDNRVEFGVWGGMTERERRALLRRRPTVTSWRRLLETARTEYERSAGILPVGLDDDETYETYAAVG, from the coding sequence ATGGGCTGGGTAACCGACTGGAGTGCGCAGGCAGCCTGCCGCACTACCGATCCGGATGAACTGTTCGTACAAGGGGCAGCGCAGAACAGGGCCAAGGCGGTGTGCACCGGTTGCCCGGTGCGGACCGAGTGCCTTGCCGATGCACTCGACAACCGCGTCGAGTTCGGCGTATGGGGGGGTATGACCGAGCGGGAGCGGCGCGCACTGCTGCGCAGGCGTCCCACGGTCACCTCCTGGCGCAGACTGCTCGAAACAGCGCGCACGGAGTACGAGCGCAGCGCGGGCATCCTGCCCGTGGGCCTCGACGACGACGAGACATACGAGACGTACGCAGCGGTGGGCTAG
- a CDS encoding GatB/YqeY domain-containing protein encodes MTTLKSKLHEDLTAAIRARDELRSSTLRLTLAAITKEEVSGKTARELSDDEVQKVIAKEAKKRREAAEAFAQGGRPEQAEREQAEGVLLDAYLPQQLTDDELGAIVAQAVEEAKAAGAEGPRAMGAVMKIVNPKVAGRAEGGRVAAAVKQLLAG; translated from the coding sequence ATGACTACGCTCAAGTCCAAGCTGCACGAAGACCTCACCGCGGCGATCAGGGCGCGCGACGAACTGCGCTCCTCCACGCTCCGGCTGACCCTCGCCGCGATCACCAAGGAGGAGGTCTCGGGCAAGACGGCCCGCGAGCTCTCCGACGACGAGGTGCAGAAGGTGATCGCCAAGGAGGCGAAGAAGCGCCGCGAGGCCGCGGAGGCCTTCGCCCAGGGCGGCCGCCCCGAGCAGGCCGAGCGGGAGCAGGCGGAGGGCGTGCTGCTCGACGCGTACCTGCCGCAGCAGCTGACCGACGACGAACTCGGCGCGATCGTCGCGCAGGCCGTCGAGGAGGCGAAGGCCGCGGGCGCCGAGGGCCCGCGTGCCATGGGCGCCGTCATGAAGATCGTGAACCCGAAGGTGGCGGGACGCGCCGAGGGCGGCCGGGTGGCCGCCGCGGTGAAGCAGCTGCTCGCGGGCTGA
- a CDS encoding ArsA family ATPase: MTLDASAALEVDPLIDNPATRIIVCCGAGGVGKTTTAAALGVRAAERGRKVVVLTIDPARRLAQSMGIDSLDNTPRRVKGIEGDGELHAMMLDMKRTFDEIVEAHADAERARAILENPFYQSLSAGFAGTQEYMAMEKLGQLRARDEWDLIVVDTPPSRSALDFLDAPKRLGSFLDGKFIKLLMAPAKMGGRAGMKFLNVGMSMMTGTLGKLLGGQLLRDVQTFVAAMDTMFGGFRTRADATYRLLQAPGTAFLVVAAPERDALREAAYFVERLAAEEMPLAGLVLNRVHGSGAARLSAERALAAAENLDEGRIVDQRSGNAGVRDATAASPESPPVAHTDALNHPAEDHTAVDHTTEELTAGLLRLHAERMQVLAREQRTRDRFTALHPEVAVAQVPALPGDVHDLAGLRAIGDRLATGGHTPAGAV, translated from the coding sequence ATGACCCTGGACGCGTCGGCCGCTCTCGAGGTCGACCCGCTGATCGACAACCCCGCCACCCGCATCATCGTGTGCTGCGGCGCGGGCGGCGTCGGCAAGACGACAACCGCTGCGGCTCTTGGCGTACGGGCGGCTGAACGCGGCCGCAAGGTCGTCGTCCTCACCATCGACCCGGCCCGCAGGCTCGCCCAGTCCATGGGCATCGACTCCCTCGACAACACCCCGCGCCGGGTCAAGGGCATCGAGGGCGACGGCGAACTGCACGCCATGATGCTCGACATGAAGCGGACCTTCGACGAGATCGTCGAGGCGCACGCGGACGCCGAGCGGGCCCGCGCGATACTGGAGAACCCCTTCTACCAGTCCCTGTCGGCCGGTTTCGCGGGCACGCAGGAGTACATGGCGATGGAGAAGCTGGGCCAGCTGCGCGCCCGCGACGAGTGGGACCTGATCGTCGTCGACACCCCGCCGTCGCGCTCCGCGCTGGACTTCCTGGACGCGCCCAAGCGCCTCGGGTCGTTCCTGGACGGGAAGTTCATCAAGCTGCTGATGGCCCCGGCGAAGATGGGCGGCCGGGCGGGGATGAAGTTCCTCAATGTCGGCATGTCGATGATGACCGGCACACTCGGCAAACTGCTCGGCGGTCAACTCCTGCGCGACGTACAGACCTTCGTAGCCGCGATGGACACCATGTTCGGCGGCTTCCGCACCCGGGCCGACGCCACCTACCGGCTGCTACAGGCACCCGGCACGGCGTTCCTGGTGGTCGCGGCGCCGGAGCGGGACGCGCTGCGGGAGGCGGCGTACTTCGTGGAGCGGCTGGCGGCGGAGGAGATGCCGCTGGCCGGTCTGGTCCTCAACCGGGTCCATGGCAGCGGCGCCGCCCGGCTGTCGGCCGAGCGGGCGCTTGCCGCCGCAGAAAATCTTGACGAAGGCCGCATTGTGGATCAGAGGTCCGGGAATGCTGGTGTGCGTGACGCCACGGCCGCCTCTCCCGAATCCCCGCCCGTGGCTCATACCGATGCCTTGAATCACCCGGCCGAGGATCACACCGCCGTGGATCACACCACAGAAGAGCTGACGGCGGGTCTGCTGCGCCTGCACGCCGAACGAATGCAGGTGCTCGCGCGTGAACAGCGAACGCGCGACCGCTTCACCGCGCTCCACCCCGAGGTGGCGGTGGCCCAAGTGCCCGCGCTGCCCGGCGATGTACACGACCTCGCCGGCCTGCGGGCCATCGGTGATCGGCTCGCGACCGGTGGTCATACCCCGGCCGGAGCTGTGTAG
- a CDS encoding RidA family protein: protein MSGVVDAKLAELGLTLPEVVPPLAAYQPAVISGAYVYTAGQLPMVEGKLPVTGKVGGEVTPEEAKELARTCALNALAAVKSVVGDLDRVARVVKVVGFVASAADFTGQPAVINGASELLGAVFGDKGVHARSAVGVAVLPLDSPIEIEIQVELVQD, encoded by the coding sequence ATGAGCGGTGTTGTCGACGCGAAGCTCGCCGAGCTCGGGCTGACGCTGCCGGAGGTCGTGCCGCCGCTGGCCGCGTACCAGCCGGCTGTGATCTCGGGTGCGTACGTCTACACCGCGGGCCAGCTCCCGATGGTGGAGGGCAAGCTTCCGGTCACCGGCAAGGTGGGCGGTGAGGTCACCCCGGAGGAGGCCAAGGAGCTCGCCCGCACCTGTGCGCTGAACGCGCTGGCCGCCGTGAAGTCGGTCGTCGGCGATCTGGACCGGGTTGCGCGGGTTGTGAAGGTCGTCGGCTTTGTCGCCTCGGCCGCGGACTTCACCGGCCAGCCCGCCGTGATCAACGGCGCGAGCGAGCTGCTGGGCGCGGTGTTCGGCGACAAGGGTGTGCATGCGCGCAGTGCGGTGGGCGTCGCGGTGCTGCCGCTGGACTCTCCGATCGAGATCGAGATCCAGGTGGAGCTCGTCCAGGACTGA
- a CDS encoding NUDIX hydrolase produces MSNGQWYPPEWPDRIRALASGELTAVPPKRAATVMLLRDTPDGPAVHMLRRRVSMAFAGGAYAYPGGGVDPRDDDHLVRWAGPSLDDWAARLGTGRAEAQAIVCAAVRETYEEAGVLLAGLTPDTVVGDTTGDDWEADRKALVDRDLSFADFLDRRGLVLRSDLLGAWARWITPEFEPRRYDTWFFVAALPEGQRTRNASTEADRTVWIRPADATAGYDKGDLLMMPPTVSTLRALQPYGTAAQALAAAGEQDLTPVLAKARLEGGELVLSWPGHDEFTKHVPTGGITTGGITAEGER; encoded by the coding sequence ATGTCCAATGGTCAGTGGTACCCACCGGAGTGGCCGGACCGGATTCGTGCGCTCGCGAGCGGTGAGCTCACCGCCGTGCCGCCGAAGCGTGCCGCGACCGTGATGCTGCTGCGCGACACGCCGGACGGCCCTGCCGTCCACATGCTGCGCCGACGCGTCTCCATGGCTTTCGCGGGAGGCGCGTACGCATATCCGGGCGGCGGCGTCGACCCGCGCGACGACGACCATCTGGTGCGGTGGGCGGGCCCCTCGCTGGACGACTGGGCGGCCCGGCTGGGAACCGGTCGGGCCGAGGCCCAGGCCATTGTGTGCGCGGCGGTCAGGGAGACGTACGAGGAAGCGGGCGTCCTGCTCGCGGGCCTGACGCCCGACACGGTCGTCGGCGACACGACGGGCGACGACTGGGAGGCCGACCGCAAGGCGCTGGTCGACCGGGACCTCTCATTCGCGGACTTCCTGGACCGGCGGGGCCTGGTGCTGCGCTCGGACCTGCTGGGCGCGTGGGCGCGCTGGATCACCCCGGAGTTCGAGCCGCGGCGCTACGACACGTGGTTCTTCGTGGCCGCGCTGCCGGAGGGACAGCGGACGCGGAACGCGTCGACGGAGGCGGACCGCACGGTCTGGATCCGCCCGGCGGACGCGACGGCCGGCTATGACAAGGGCGATCTGCTGATGATGCCCCCCACGGTCTCGACGCTGCGGGCGCTGCAGCCGTACGGAACGGCGGCCCAGGCGCTGGCGGCGGCGGGGGAGCAGGATCTCACTCCCGTACTGGCGAAGGCGCGGCTGGAGGGCGGGGAGCTGGTGCTGAGCTGGCCGGGCCACGACGAATTCACCAAGCACGTGCCGACGGGCGGCATCACGACGGGCGGCATCACGGCGGAGGGCGAGCGATGA
- a CDS encoding PQQ-dependent sugar dehydrogenase, whose protein sequence is MALPTLSNAQPADPAKAGAVKAAPVRYEAEAATISQGAAESNHTGFSGTGFVNYTNVAGGYVEFTVNAPAAGSATLALGFANGTTGNRPLDISVNGAVAADNLAFQPTGAWTTWSSVTTTVTLKAGANTIRATATAAEGGPNLDFVDVTPADGQAGTDYEAESGSISQGAVESNHAGHSGTGFVNFQAVTGAYVEFTVDSAQAAPAKLDFRYANGTTANRPLDITVNGTSVADDLAFPGTGAWTTWKTATANATLKAGANKIRATTAAGDGPNLDKLTVTASGPADTEKPTPPGNLRKDKEPTASTVSLAWDASTDNVKVTGYDIYQHGQLMKQVDGNTLAATVENLSPETSYDWTVFARDAAANVSAASNAVTIATLPAPPDNEPPSVPANLRSTGKTATSVDLAWNASTDNVKVTGYEIHRDGAAAGTADSTSTTIAGLKANTAYKFKVRAFDLKGNKSAFSPEITVTTGGSQPGGVPDPGSVSTLAGGVDVGWGLGFLPDGTGVYTERNTFNVYKLTKAGQKTLLGKVPNSQTTGGEGGLMGIEISPNFNTDHYLYFLHTSSDGNRLARMKLENNALSGYTVLLDGMEKSRFHNGGRLRFGPDGKLYASMGDAQSSSRAQDKNSLNGKILRINQDGSIPSDNPFGNAVWSLGHRNPQGLDFDSKGRLWQAEFGNSNMDEVNLIQKGGNYGWPNCEGTAGDCSGYIAPKKTWPTASASPSGLTIINDHVFVATTRGERVYRLRIDSSSNLVEQKTYFQGTYDRLRTVEVDHDGDIWLTTSTDKDGTNGNDRILLIDIVYSGGDPQPGDFKLTSSAFNDNATIPARYTCAGDGTAGQDPSPPLAWGAGSSGARSYAVVFADVASGGNKLHWAIWDIPAANLSLPEGLGSGFNVPGQDGAKQKAMGSGANSQKFFGPCPGGSTHPYTFTLYAVNAATVPGLTSGSSMAQIETAIKNASTANVKLRGNSNAGT, encoded by the coding sequence GTGGCCTTACCGACCCTGAGCAACGCCCAGCCCGCCGACCCGGCAAAGGCAGGGGCCGTCAAGGCCGCACCCGTCCGCTACGAAGCCGAAGCGGCGACCATCTCGCAGGGTGCCGCCGAGTCCAACCACACCGGCTTCTCCGGCACCGGTTTCGTCAACTACACCAATGTCGCCGGTGGCTATGTGGAGTTCACCGTCAACGCCCCGGCGGCGGGCAGCGCCACCCTGGCTCTCGGCTTCGCCAACGGCACCACCGGGAACCGCCCGCTGGACATCTCTGTCAACGGAGCCGTCGCCGCCGACAACTTGGCCTTCCAGCCCACCGGCGCCTGGACCACCTGGTCCTCCGTCACCACCACGGTCACGCTCAAGGCCGGCGCCAACACCATCCGGGCCACCGCCACCGCCGCCGAGGGCGGCCCCAACCTCGACTTCGTCGACGTCACACCCGCCGACGGCCAGGCAGGCACGGACTACGAGGCCGAGTCCGGGTCGATCTCCCAGGGCGCCGTCGAGTCCAACCACGCCGGCCACTCCGGCACCGGCTTCGTCAACTTCCAGGCTGTGACGGGCGCGTACGTGGAGTTCACTGTCGACTCCGCGCAGGCCGCGCCCGCCAAGCTGGACTTCCGCTACGCCAACGGCACCACCGCCAACCGTCCGCTGGACATCACCGTGAACGGCACCTCGGTCGCCGACGACCTCGCCTTCCCCGGCACCGGCGCCTGGACCACCTGGAAGACGGCCACCGCCAACGCGACCCTCAAGGCGGGCGCCAACAAGATCCGCGCCACCACGGCAGCGGGCGACGGCCCCAACCTGGACAAGCTCACGGTCACCGCGAGCGGCCCGGCCGACACCGAGAAGCCGACGCCGCCCGGGAACCTGCGCAAGGACAAGGAGCCGACGGCGTCCACCGTTTCGCTGGCCTGGGACGCGTCCACCGACAACGTCAAGGTCACCGGTTACGACATCTACCAGCACGGCCAGCTGATGAAGCAGGTCGACGGGAACACGCTCGCAGCCACGGTGGAGAACCTCAGCCCGGAGACCTCGTACGACTGGACCGTCTTCGCCCGTGACGCGGCAGCCAATGTCTCGGCCGCGAGCAACGCCGTCACCATCGCCACGCTGCCCGCCCCGCCGGACAACGAGCCGCCGAGCGTACCGGCCAACCTGCGCTCCACCGGCAAGACCGCGACGAGTGTCGACCTCGCCTGGAACGCCTCCACGGACAATGTGAAGGTCACCGGTTACGAGATCCACCGCGACGGCGCGGCCGCCGGAACCGCCGACTCCACCTCGACGACCATCGCGGGCCTGAAGGCCAACACCGCGTACAAGTTCAAGGTCAGGGCCTTCGACCTGAAGGGCAACAAGTCCGCCTTCAGCCCGGAGATCACCGTCACCACCGGCGGCAGCCAGCCGGGCGGTGTCCCGGACCCCGGCAGTGTCTCGACCCTCGCCGGCGGCGTGGACGTCGGCTGGGGACTCGGTTTCCTGCCCGACGGCACCGGCGTCTACACCGAGCGGAACACCTTCAACGTCTACAAGCTCACCAAGGCGGGCCAGAAGACCCTCCTCGGCAAGGTGCCCAACTCCCAGACCACGGGCGGCGAGGGCGGCCTGATGGGCATCGAGATCAGTCCGAACTTCAACACCGACCACTATCTGTACTTCCTGCACACATCCTCGGACGGCAACCGCCTCGCGCGGATGAAGCTGGAGAACAACGCCCTGAGCGGCTACACGGTCCTGCTCGACGGCATGGAGAAGAGCCGCTTCCACAACGGCGGACGGCTGCGCTTCGGCCCCGACGGCAAGCTGTACGCATCCATGGGTGACGCCCAGAGCAGCAGCCGGGCGCAGGACAAGAACTCCCTCAACGGCAAGATCCTCCGCATCAACCAGGACGGCTCCATCCCGTCGGACAACCCGTTCGGCAACGCTGTCTGGTCGCTCGGTCACCGCAACCCGCAGGGTCTCGACTTCGACTCCAAGGGCCGGTTGTGGCAGGCGGAGTTCGGCAACAGCAACATGGACGAGGTCAACCTCATCCAGAAGGGCGGCAACTACGGCTGGCCCAACTGCGAGGGCACTGCCGGTGACTGCTCCGGCTACATCGCGCCCAAGAAGACCTGGCCGACCGCCTCGGCCTCACCCAGCGGCCTGACGATCATCAACGACCATGTCTTCGTCGCAACGACGAGGGGCGAGCGCGTCTACCGGCTGCGCATCGACTCCAGCAGCAACCTGGTCGAGCAGAAGACGTACTTCCAGGGGACGTACGACCGGCTGCGCACGGTCGAGGTCGACCACGACGGCGACATCTGGCTCACCACGTCGACCGACAAGGACGGCACGAACGGCAACGACCGGATCCTCCTGATCGACATCGTCTACTCGGGCGGCGACCCGCAGCCCGGCGACTTCAAGCTGACCAGCAGCGCCTTCAACGACAACGCCACCATCCCGGCCAGGTACACCTGCGCCGGCGACGGCACGGCGGGCCAGGATCCGTCGCCGCCGCTGGCCTGGGGCGCGGGAAGTTCCGGGGCTAGGAGCTACGCGGTCGTCTTCGCCGACGTCGCGAGCGGCGGCAACAAGCTGCACTGGGCGATCTGGGACATTCCGGCGGCGAACCTCTCCCTGCCGGAGGGTCTCGGGTCGGGCTTCAACGTCCCGGGCCAGGACGGCGCGAAACAGAAGGCCATGGGCAGCGGGGCCAACTCGCAGAAGTTCTTCGGACCCTGCCCGGGCGGCTCCACACACCCGTACACCTTCACGCTGTACGCGGTGAACGCGGCGACCGTGCCGGGTCTCACCTCGGGCTCGTCCATGGCTCAGATCGAGACGGCGATCAAGAACGCGAGCACCGCGAATGTGAAACTGCGCGGCAACTCCAACGCCGGTACGTGA
- a CDS encoding DUF4177 domain-containing protein, with the protein MTKWEYATVPLLVHATKQILDTWGEDGWELVQVVPGPNNPEQLVAYLKREKTP; encoded by the coding sequence ATGACCAAGTGGGAATACGCGACCGTGCCCCTTCTCGTGCACGCGACCAAGCAGATTCTGGACACCTGGGGCGAGGACGGCTGGGAGCTCGTCCAGGTCGTTCCCGGGCCGAACAACCCCGAGCAGCTCGTGGCGTACTTGAAGCGGGAGAAGACCCCGTGA